In a single window of the Mesorhizobium shangrilense genome:
- a CDS encoding ABC transporter substrate-binding protein has translation MKTIGKLAIAVAALAAGVAMAAPSFAEDSVLLPNLSYRTGPFAATGIPLMNGQRDYMLMLNERDGGANGVKLDYQECETGYNTEKGVECYEKTKAEGAIVTQPWSTGITLQVLPKSNVDKMPVLAPGYGFSAMQDGKTFQWAFNPPASYWDGASMILQNISGGNLDGLKGKKIALLHLDHPYGKEPIPLLETLAAKHGFTLLLIPVGLKEMQNQSAQWLQIRRERPDFVLMWGWGAMNAGAITEAVKTKYPMNQFVGIWWAGLDPDLKLVGEAGKGYRTLSWSLPNNDAPVMKDIKKLVVDAGKSQINQGEGEFDWVFYQRGVLISAMLAEGVKAAQAQFDSKVIDKEQLRWGLENLKFDEAKIKELGLDGMIPPFSTNCSNHTGHSGAWMLEWDGAKFVKASELLQADRAEIDGLVAEKAKEYADANQPWPMSTECKM, from the coding sequence ATGAAGACAATTGGGAAACTGGCAATTGCGGTCGCGGCGTTGGCGGCCGGTGTCGCAATGGCGGCGCCGTCTTTCGCAGAAGATTCCGTGCTGCTGCCAAACTTGTCGTACCGGACCGGGCCGTTCGCGGCTACCGGCATCCCGCTGATGAATGGTCAGCGGGACTACATGCTGATGCTCAACGAGCGCGACGGCGGCGCCAATGGCGTCAAGCTGGATTATCAGGAGTGTGAGACGGGCTACAACACCGAAAAGGGCGTCGAGTGCTACGAGAAGACCAAGGCCGAGGGGGCGATTGTCACCCAGCCATGGTCGACCGGCATCACGCTGCAGGTGCTGCCGAAGTCGAACGTCGACAAGATGCCGGTGCTGGCGCCCGGATACGGGTTCTCCGCCATGCAGGACGGCAAGACCTTCCAGTGGGCGTTCAATCCGCCTGCCTCCTACTGGGATGGCGCTTCGATGATCCTGCAGAACATTTCCGGCGGCAATCTGGATGGCTTGAAAGGCAAGAAGATCGCGCTCCTGCACCTTGATCATCCCTATGGCAAGGAGCCGATCCCGCTGCTTGAAACGCTTGCTGCCAAGCACGGCTTCACGCTTCTGCTGATACCGGTCGGGCTGAAGGAGATGCAGAACCAGTCCGCGCAGTGGCTGCAGATCAGGCGCGAGCGGCCCGATTTCGTGCTGATGTGGGGCTGGGGTGCAATGAACGCCGGCGCCATCACCGAAGCCGTGAAGACCAAGTACCCGATGAACCAGTTCGTGGGCATCTGGTGGGCTGGGCTCGACCCGGACCTGAAGCTGGTCGGAGAGGCCGGCAAAGGCTATCGCACGTTGTCATGGAGCCTGCCGAATAACGATGCACCGGTGATGAAGGACATCAAGAAGCTGGTCGTGGATGCCGGCAAGTCGCAGATCAACCAGGGCGAGGGTGAGTTCGACTGGGTCTTCTATCAACGTGGCGTGCTGATCTCGGCGATGCTGGCCGAGGGCGTGAAGGCGGCGCAGGCGCAGTTCGACTCCAAGGTGATCGACAAAGAGCAATTGCGGTGGGGCCTGGAGAACCTGAAATTCGATGAAGCGAAGATCAAGGAACTCGGGCTCGACGGAATGATCCCGCCGTTTTCGACGAACTGTTCGAACCATACGGGCCACTCGGGCGCCTGGATGCTGGAGTGGGATGGCGCAAAGTTCGTGAAAGCATCGGAGCTTCTGCAGGCCGACCGGGCGGAGATCGACGGGCTGGTGGCCGAGAAGGCCAAGGAATATGCCGACGCCAACCAGCCTTGGCCGATGAGCACCGAGTGCAAGATGTAA
- a CDS encoding ABC transporter ATP-binding protein, with protein sequence MTAVPQPAPASPILSVNNIEVIYDHVILVLKGVSLSVPRGGITALLGANGAGKTTTLKAISNLLRAERGEVTKGTIVFEDAEVQALSPNELVRRGCIQVMEGRHCFGHLSVEDNLMTGAFTRRDGNAAIRADLELVYEYFPRLKVRRASQAGYTSGGEQQMTAIGRALMSRPRMILLDEPSMGLAPQLVEEIFEIVKKLNEEQGVSFLLAEQNTNVALRYAKYGYILESGRIVLDGEASSLRENEDVKEFYLGVGGEGRKSFRDVKHYKRRKRWLA encoded by the coding sequence ATGACCGCCGTCCCGCAGCCTGCCCCCGCCAGCCCGATCCTCTCGGTGAACAACATCGAGGTGATCTACGACCACGTCATCCTCGTGCTGAAGGGCGTGTCGCTCAGCGTTCCGCGCGGCGGAATCACGGCGCTGCTTGGAGCCAACGGCGCCGGCAAGACGACGACGCTGAAGGCGATCTCCAACCTCCTGCGCGCCGAGCGCGGCGAGGTGACCAAGGGCACGATCGTGTTCGAGGATGCAGAGGTGCAGGCCCTGTCGCCCAACGAACTCGTCCGGCGCGGCTGCATCCAGGTCATGGAAGGTCGGCACTGTTTCGGCCACCTTTCGGTCGAGGACAACCTGATGACCGGGGCCTTCACTCGGCGCGACGGCAATGCTGCGATCCGCGCCGACCTCGAGCTTGTCTACGAGTATTTTCCTCGGCTCAAGGTGCGGCGTGCGAGCCAGGCCGGATACACCTCCGGCGGCGAGCAGCAGATGACGGCGATCGGCCGGGCACTGATGTCGCGCCCAAGGATGATCCTGCTCGACGAGCCGTCGATGGGGCTGGCGCCGCAACTTGTCGAAGAGATCTTCGAGATCGTGAAGAAGCTCAACGAGGAGCAGGGCGTGTCCTTCCTGCTGGCCGAGCAGAACACGAATGTCGCGCTGCGCTACGCCAAGTACGGATACATCCTGGAGTCCGGCCGCATCGTGCTCGACGGCGAAGCCTCATCGCTGCGCGAGAACGAAGACGTGAAGGAGTTTTATCTCGGCGTCGGCGGCGAGGGGCGCAAGTCGTTCAGGGACGTAAAGCACTACAAGCGACGGAAGCGCTGGCTGGCATAG